In Pyxidicoccus xibeiensis, the genomic stretch GCCGTGGCCTCGTCCACCTCGCGGTTGAGCGCGACGATGCCGCCGAAGGCGGACACCTCGTCCACCGCACGCGCCGTGCGGTACGCCTTCACCAGCGAGTCATCCACCGACACGCCACACGGGGTGTTGTGCTTGATGATGACCGCGGCGGGCTTCTCCGGGAACTCCAGCAGCAGCCCCAGCGCCGCATCCAGGTCCAGGATGTTGTTGTACGAGAGCTCCTTGCCCTGCAGCACCTTCGCGAAGGCCACCGTGGGCTCCGCCGGCGCCGAGTGCTCGCGGTAGAAGGCGCCGCGCTGGTGCGGGTTCTCCCCGTACCTCAGGTCCTGCGCCTTCTGGTAGGCCAGTGACAGCTCGCCGGGGAACGGCTCGCCCGCGCCGCCGGACAGCCATGCGGAGATGGACGCGTCGTAGGCCGCGGTGTGCGCGAAGGCCTTGCGCATCAGCTTGCGCCGCGTGTCCTCGCCCACCGACTTCTGCTGCTCCAGCTCCGCGAGCACCGCCGGATAGTCGTCCGGGTCCACCACCACGGCCACGCTGCGGAAGTTCTTCGCGGACGCGCGCACCATGGCCGGCCCGCCGATGTCAATCTGCTCGATGACGTCCGCCTCCGCCGCGCCCGACGCCACCGTCTGGCGGAACGGATACAGGTTCACCGCGACCAGGGAGATGGGCTCGATGCCGTGCGCCTTCATCTCCGCCCGGTCCGACTCCAGCTCCGTGCGGCCGAGGATGCCGCCGTGGATGCGGGGGTGGAGCGTCTTCACGCGGCCGCCGAGGATTTCGGGACTCTGCGTGTGCTCGGAGACCTTCGTCGCGGGCACGCCCGCGCCCTTGAGCGCCTCCAGCGTGCCTCCCGTGGAGAGCAGCCGGAAGCCCAGGCGAACGAGGCCCTGGGCGAATGGAACCAGACCTCGCTTGTCGGAAACGCTGAGGAGAGCCAGCACGTGTGC encodes the following:
- the purH gene encoding bifunctional phosphoribosylaminoimidazolecarboxamide formyltransferase/IMP cyclohydrolase, whose product is MLALLSVSDKRGLVPFAQGLVRLGFRLLSTGGTLEALKGAGVPATKVSEHTQSPEILGGRVKTLHPRIHGGILGRTELESDRAEMKAHGIEPISLVAVNLYPFRQTVASGAAEADVIEQIDIGGPAMVRASAKNFRSVAVVVDPDDYPAVLAELEQQKSVGEDTRRKLMRKAFAHTAAYDASISAWLSGGAGEPFPGELSLAYQKAQDLRYGENPHQRGAFYREHSAPAEPTVAFAKVLQGKELSYNNILDLDAALGLLLEFPEKPAAVIIKHNTPCGVSVDDSLVKAYRTARAVDEVSAFGGIVALNREVDEATAQVMAETFLEAVIAPTYSPAALQVLAAKKNLRLLEAGPALASPQARPRAQLDARSVSGGLLLMDRDAREPELSWKVVSKRAPTPEEERALRFAWKVCKHVKSNAIVFASGDQLLAQGGGQTNRVDSVRIAMQRGGGALKGSAVASDAFFPFRDGLDEAARAGATCVVHPGGSVRDAEVIAAADEHGMAMVLTGVRHFRH